Proteins co-encoded in one Malus sylvestris chromosome 9, drMalSylv7.2, whole genome shotgun sequence genomic window:
- the LOC126581861 gene encoding uncharacterized protein LOC126581861, with translation MSVEVLDGATIVNFVEDEEAFSFSIRDRFAHLDTNHDGLLSYAEMLKEFQSLRVFETHYGIDVKPDPEEIAHVYDSLFVQFDHDSNGAVDLEEFKAETKRMMLAMANGMGFLPVQMLLEEDSFLKKAVEKEYSSTKV, from the coding sequence ATGAGTGTAGAAGTGTTGGATGGTGCCACCATTGTCAACTTTGTGGAAGATGAAGAAGCATTCAGCTTCTCAATTCGCGACCGTTTTGCTCATCTCGACACCAACCACGATGGTCTGCTTTCTTATGCAGAGATGCTGAAGGAGTTTCAGTCTCTGAGGGTCTTTGAGACCCACTATGGCATTGATGTGAAGCCAGACCCCGAAGAGATTGCTCATGTCTACGACTCGCTGTTCGTGCAGTTTGATCATGACTCGAACGGGGCGGTTGATTTGGAGGAGTTCAAGGCTGAAACCAAGCGGATGATGCTTGCTATGGCCAATGGGATGGGGTTCTTGCCAGTTCAAATGCTGCTGGAAGAAGATAGCTTCCTGAAGAAAGCAGTGGAAAAGGAGTACTCCAGTACCAAAGTTTAA